The DNA window TGGCTATGGGGCAACACGTACTTATTTATGAACCTTCCTACACAAGTTTCCAGCTTACACATCCTGGACCATTTGCTAGGTGGGGACACATCCCTGGTCTTTGAAAAACCTGGCACAAGCTATAACCCTTATTGTATTCCAACAAGGAAAACCAGATGTTAATTCCACAGCGAGAGAGGGAGTCATTACTACCCCCCGAGGGGGCTAATCTATTTAACAGCAGTAGCGCTGCACAGAAAGAACAACAATACGTGTACATATTTGCACAGAAAATCAAGTGTTAAGTAAGGACATGgctacaggtatgaatgagaacttaAATCTCTTGCTTTTGGAGTTGGGAAGTCGGTGTCCCTGTTCTGATGGCAGTGACTGGAATTCATGACAACAGGGGTGTGAAGGATCGTCTCAGATGGATTTTACTTCACGTGGATGATGGATGGCGGGGAGGGCAGGAAGATCGGCGCTCATGACCTTCCGGCGTCTTTTCACAAGGCTGCCCAGTTTCTTCTTACCTCTCAAGATTCAGGTTTGCCAAACCAGCAGATCAGGGTAGAAGTTAAAGAAAACTCAAGGAAGAAAAGcgaaaagtgaaaagaaaaagccagatgctgaagaacacgttttgctttcctttctacttttcagcctGCATGCTGCCCTGTCCAACATTTTACTGAAGCTCTGGATTGCGACTGAAACACGGACACGTTCGAACAGGAGGTTGCAAACCAAGAACAGGACCGAGCAGGACTAATGGGTACTGTGGCGCCCCTGCCGTCTCTCGGCAGGCTGGTGACAAGTGAGAGGAGGCCGTGCTGGGGAGACCAGGAGCTGAGGGCGCAACCTCAGCACTCCCATCCCCATCTCTCTAGGACAGGGGCTCTTAACCTTTTGGAGAGTGTGACCCTTTTTTGGGGTTATAAATATCTCGcgaccccccccgcccccctccacacacacacacacatttaaaaatcatCATGTTGCATAAATTGTAAGCCTActcacttaataataataataaaaaaatgtttttttatatagcacctttcatactatttttgcaactCAGAgtgcttgttaaaaaaaaaaagttaaaaaaactttaaacttaaaataagcaacaataacaaattaaaagaaccatgcacaaacagtacaaATAGCACTGAAATTATATaagaaaaatcaagtaaaagcaagattaacaaaaataagttttgagCTGCCGTTTAAATACATCCACAGAGCCAGTCTCTGTAATATTTTTAGGAATACTATTCCACAGTTTGGGCGTGTAGTAGCAAAATGCTGCCTCACCAGTCCTTAACTTTTGGAATAAAAGTCGTGCGCTTCTTGCACTGGCCTTGATGGAATTTACAGTACGAACAGCTTCATCCATTACTTGTTTGAGTTCGGGGGGCATTTTCTTAGCAGCGAGTCCTTGTCTATGAATCATACAGTGCATCTGCAAAGCGAGCGGAGCAACAGCCTGTACTTTCGTGACCGGCCCACTGTGTTTGCCAGTCACAGCTGGTGCCCCGCCTGAGCAGAGTCCCACACACTTGTTCCAGTCAATTTCATGCTCTCGTACGTACAGTATGAGTTCAGGAAAACGAAAAGGTTCGTCGCCAGTGGCACGCTCGGGAAGAGGACGACAGAACAAAAAATCCTCATTAATTTCTCCCTCTTCAACAAATCCGGCATAAACAAGCATTTGTGGATCTCCGGAGACATCAGTGGTTTTGTCAAGTTGTAAAGAAAAATGCACACTAGATTTTATCTTAGCGATCGCCTGCTGTTCTGCGTCTCTTGCCATACGCCCTACGCGGTAAGACACGGTGTCATTTTATACTGGTGTCTAGCTGCTCTGCAGCACTTTTCCCTCACGATTGAAACCGTTTCCTTAGCGCACTGTAAGAAAAAGTCTCACCTAACGTTTGGCTTCCCAGTTTTGGCAATCCCGTTAGCTATGACGAAAGATGCCTGAAGTGCCTTCTGGTTCACAGTGGTGGCTTTTTGGAGGGTAGATTGTTGGCCTCTtagcttttgttaaaaaaactcaaCAGGTTTACACTGCAGGGTCGAGTGTCTGGTCTGTAAGTGGCGTAGCAGTTTTGGAGGGCTTGAGGCTTTCCTTAGCCAACACTTCGCCACAAACCGCACACAGCGGTCGTGCATCCTCTCTATCACTTGTCTGTATAAATCCGTACTTCAGGTACCTTTTGACGtactttctcattttctttgtttttttcagttcggagttttctgctgtgtgtttctcCACATTGCCTTTAGCTCTCACTCTTCCAGTGCCACCTATAAAAAAAACGCTCCCTTGCCTGGCTAATCACGGCTCCCTTGCACAGAAGAAAAAAGTTTCACAAATAGAAATGCAATCGTGGCCCACCCAACAGAAATTAATGTAGCGGCCTTGCTGGGTGCTACAATGTAGCGAGGAGATGGTCGGTGGGCTCGCAGTGTGACCACTAAGTCATCCTGATAGTGTAATAGTCTTAACCCTGCAGGTGTATATAATAGTTAACTGTTTACCTCCGTTATTGTCCTTTGATGTGTAACCAACCCGAACCTGCATACAAGTCCTTAACCTTTGGCTGATTCTGTCTCTGCTGCCTGTTGACTCCCCTGGGTCGTGACCCCCAGGTTAAGAACCCCAGCTCTAGGCTTTAGCAGCTGGAGACCAGCAAGATGGTGCCGCCGGTACAAGTGTCACCGCTGATAAAGACAACCAGGTGGTCAGCCTTGCTTGTTGGGATAATCTCTGGAAAGATGAGATATGACTACCTGAAGCAGATTGCAGAGGAAGAGAGGAGGATTGAGGCAGAGGAGAAAAAGGCTAGAGAAGGGGCTGAGCGCATTGCAAAACAGCTGGCAGAAGCCAATGAAGACACCATACTGAAATGAATCATAATTgggaaatattcattttttttgcgAATAAAGAAAATGGACCTGTGCATCTGAATTGGGTGGCTAATTTGGattttgtaaatgttctttgtttgtaaagtaagattttaaaataaataaaaaagctcaAGGAGAGCAGATCCCTGTGCAAACAGGGGAAGTCCATTTGGTTTCCAAGTGCCTGAATTTAGACCTTCTGCATTCAACACTGTCATTCGGTATTCATGAGAAAACCCTTTGTTTTGGGTTGCCAGACACACAAATCTGTAGATGCTACACAGCTATAGAAATCCAGGCAGTGAAAAACTTACAACACCTCATTCCAACAGAAAAAACTATTTCCACCCCAAATGTAAAGCTAGACCCCATTTTACTGGTGCAAAAACTATGACAGCGtgaacagatgtttttttcctcaACGTTCTTGTCCGTTATCATACCTTTTAGTGTATTTTGattcttattttcaaaatgtttgtaataactttttttaacaataacacAGATGCTGAAATCAAAGACTGGAACTGTCTCGCTGGGCTTTACGATGTGAACTCctggaaagaaagaaacagcCCACAGTAATTCCCACTGGTGATGCAAGCTGTGTGCAGTCGCGGAGGGCTCATTCTCATCAACATGCATGGTTTATTGGCAAGTCAGCAGCTGCACAACCAAGCATCACTGCATCACTAGCCTCCTGTGTCCTGATTCACACAATAATAGAGAAAATCTCTTCTGTGGTTTGTGATGACCTAAGCGCTCTTGAGGAAGTGGGTATGAGAGAGAAATCAACACAAACTGGCCATCACCCAGTTCTGGGTGTCTAGACACTGTTGGTTTGGACTGTTGAAggattgtttttatatttcttttgtaTAACAGCATAGCAATCTTAACACTTGGAACCTTATTTCTATATCTTCTGTGTAACCTAGCAGTGACTAGAAGTACCGATGACCTTGTATGTATAAAACGTTGTTCACACTTACTCCTTTTGTGTTGTTTAAGTCCTTGTAATTCTGAATATACCCAGTCTTTATTAATTTTCCTACACAGGCAGCAGCTTCAGGAAAAAATGTATCGGGAAAAATGACAGTGTGACAAAGCACTCAGGGAGAAGAGTGAGCTGCAGGGAGTTAGGAGAGGTAAGGTGAGCAAGGCTAAtgtggcatgtactgtatatcgcgGGCACCAGGCCACACCGGGCTTTCACGAGGTCAGGCTGTGGTACAGCAGAGAGAAACCAAAACACAAACTAAAGAGATTCTATGACAATATAATTACTTCCTCATCCCAAACTGTTGCAGGAGTCCTTACTGAGGGCTCCTTATAATCTGATGATCCGTGACAATTCTAACTTCTCTAACGTCTCCGAGCTCTACAGACAATTTTATTGTATATCAGATAAACAGAGTACAAATTCCATGTTTCAAATAAGGTTTGGAACTCTTACGTCTATCAGGGGGTCTCTCTTGTCATCTCTCAAGATTGTTTTTCACACAGAGCCCATATCATCTGTCTTTACCTGTCAGGCTGTTCAGCGAGACGCCCATCTCCAAACTGCATTCAGatggtttctttttcatatcGTTCATACAGAACGACCTACTGAGGGTTAAAATTTCAATTCAAGCAAGAAGTAATCTTCCGAGCGAGAAGGAGAAGAGACAAATCAAAACCAGTTAGTGAGTAATGAGCCATGAATTAATAACTTTTCACAACATTTATACGGCACTTTTGGCACTTGAAGGATCTGAAAGTACTTCCCATACAGGAGGGGACACGATATCACCCTCCCCTGAAGCGCAGCCCCAGGGCACAGCAGAGAGAAACTGCCTCACCAGCTGAATTAAGGGGGAGGACAGACTGCTCAAATCCAGAGTGCAGTTCAGCGAGAACACCTGGGATAACACCTCTGTGCTTATAAACAGTGCCAAGCGATTTTCAATGACCAAGCAGTCTGGACGTCATGCTCTATCGGACAGTGGGCCCAGGCACAGGCTGGGGCACTGgattagaaataataataataataataataataaactttattttatatagcgcctttaaaggtggcttctcaaagcgctttacaggatgacaataacaataaataagaagactacaacaataagaaaatttcacaagataggacacaattataattacaacaataataatagaggagaccgtggaagatggtattaagaagagcagaagggtgaagaatggaaccagttaagtaaaggcttttctgaagaagaaggttttgagtctcaaaggttttgagttaaatcctgGCTCAGagggaagagcgccacctactggaccACCCACGTCACTCACAGAAGCCACCTGGTTTTCCTTGGGGGGCCCGCTCATTCCGGCTGGGCTCCGGACATACTGACACCCGAGCAGCTCAGGCTCCGGGGGGGTGGCTGAGCCCCAGCAGCAAGCCGGCCGCGCTGCGCTCCCATACCTGTTGGAGAAGCGCAGCCAGAAGACGTCGTAGGCGTACAGCTGCAGAGGCCTCACGGACCGCAGGAGGACGATGTATCGGATGTCGAACTTGACCAGCCCGACGTCCTCTCTCTCGAACAGCACGGGGCTCTCCAGGTACTTGCACACGACCTGGTcaggagaatgaaacggctcatCAGTCCCGGGGTCTTCGCCGGCGGGCACCCCACCCAGGGCATCCGCGCCCCACAGCTCCTTTCCCCAGACCCCCAGGGCGGCGCCCCGCCTGTGAGCAAACTCCCCACGTGAGCAACAGAAGGACAGGGCCTTCACCGAGTCTGTCCTGACAGTCGCTGTGGCTGCCTGGTTTGGCAACCTGAACAAACACAATGAAAACAGCAGCACATGGCCTGCCCCTGCACAGGTATCCGAGCTGCGTCCTTCCTGGCAGCGCTTTAGACTACCTAGATTTAAATGGAATAGAGCCAAGTTATcttttattcaattcaattcgaGATGTTTTATTGACATGACCGAtgagtacaatcagtgttgccgaaacaaaaaataaaaataaaatctacagacatttacaacaaagacctaccataaaacatttacctatactgtaaacatatggAGCATTTATTCCCAAGGCTTTTAACTGGACAATTGAGTGCATGTTACAGCTTGAGGAGACTGAGAAGTGTATCTTAGATTtcagataaagtttgtgacacttggcagagtaaacacttccagcatcaaagcagagaggatgtttgctgggATGTGGGGGTCCCTTGATCGGAAACCAAGGTAAAGTTGACCTTGGCATGCCTGGgtaagttgtgggttaatgattgCTAATGAGCAGTGCAGAAACACACACTATAAGATCGCACTAAGAGGGCAGAGAGGAAGAAGGATGGAGGACAAGAAGAGAGGAGATTGAACTTGCAGCTTGCTCCAggcgagagcccctacttcataaacatccaaacaaaaccAGATTGGAGCCAGGTATGTGAACCATGTGAGAGAGAGCTGGTTATTCTTGGGTTTCCTGTGTAAAAGATACCTCGGTTAGAGACGTCTTCCTTGCTTaggatgcatttttagaaaggGTAGAATTTATTATTTGGCATCTGAGGTGCAGAGACAGATTTGCattgcattaatttaaaaagcagattATCTCTTATGCattatgtagttcaggtggggagctgcgtcagcatgcggaggctgcaaaggaacaagtaataggtttattccctgctgaaaagagaagaaagaaaacacaacgtttcggccgtggagccttctgcagGCGTGGAAGCCTTGGAAGCAAGTGTGAAGAAGGcctaaacgttgtgttttcttctcttttcagcagggaataaacctattacttgttcctatatatcCTATGCAAAAGAATGCTGTTTAGACTATTCTCATGAATTCTCATGCAGAATATAGACCAttttcatgcaggttttgacttcacacttttcttcacccctctccactttgcacttcctgagtggcctctctgcctctctgcccctcctgcctcctcccctctcccagcttttgttctcttgtgctatttaatctttgctgtctgccctgcctttctcacacctgaaggctccacagtcgaaacgttgtgttttctctcttctcttttcagcatagaataaacctattacttgttcttatgCATTATTATCCTCTGTATGCATTATGTAAGATTTTCATACTTAATAGAAGTCTGGGGTTTTTCTGGGTGATTacaatgttaggcctctgaaatgccttgtctgtactgtacatacaagtaacttgtgtgttgtatgttttgttgtgtgtagtgtattgtcattgtaataaatatttgtttaaccaagtgtgtccATTCAATAGGAATGCGACCTACGaacgtaagtgaccaattgtattaaaaaaaacgtatctccagcaaatagggagggaGGAGAATGTGCGAGATTTTGGAACACAGCCaatcttgtaagcacaggaaaacaTAGAAATGTGTACTACGAACGCTGGcgatcttgtgagcacaggaaagcgtgatagataacagaaaacatatttaagaactgttctaggttaatttgagaaaaatacaccgagcgtctcttgTGTTTCGCTACCatgcacattaaataaaaactttttaacttctgagacggactcctgaaatggaaacagggaaaaatgcgagcttgcagattgctaaagcaggtaagccccacactatttttgaagaaccttatttaccgttggcaaaagagctgacacgtattatgtgtgggaaaaagctgctaaacagctcgacctgctgccccctctgaaagacacgGTCATTcacagaattattgatatggcggatgatatcaaaactacgctgatagagcgcgttaagatgagcagatgcttttcactgcaatttgaTGAGTCTGTACATGTTGTCGATTCAAACAGTTGGCTCGTTtgcgttagatacgagtttgagggcacgtcccatgaggactttctgttctgtaagccgctacccacaggaactacaggagagcacatatctCAGCTTCAgaatgaatttatcaaagagaatggcttcaactggataaaatgtgtcggagtttgtacagacggtgatgacaagccgacacagcggtgtagttgcacgaattagagaggttgctccagaaattaatggacgcactgcagcatccaccgcgagacctttgccgtcaagaaaatgcctgacgatttaaaatctgttaagactctgttgtgaattgtatcaaggctcgaaaaattaattcacatctggtttgctcgactaaacaggctcacccttCTCACTGAAATAGTGctttttattgttcctgttgctGCAACTTGTGCACATAGGTCCTGTGctttttattgttcctgttgctGCAACTTGTGCAcataggtcctgactctctgtggtcattaaaaatcccagggtgtttctcgaaaagagtaggggtgtaaccccggtgtcctggccaaatttccccctggcctttaccagtcatggcctcctaatactccccatctctgaactggctttattactctgttctcctccccactgagagctggtgtgtgggagcaaactggtgcatcatccaggtgaggctgcacactggtggtggcggaggaggggatccccattacctgtaaagcgctttgagtggagtgtccagaaaagcgctatataactgtaggcgattattaattattatgacagaTTTCACAGGATCTGAGCACAGCCGCTAGCATGCAGGGCATTACAATAATCCACTGGGGTTGAAATCGAAGCAAACCGAAGTCACGCGGAGACCGCGAGCCCTGATCTGGACTAGAACTCCGGCTGGCTGGAGCTGGGTGCATCACTGCTCGCATGCCTGCAGGGCGGAGGGATGCCAGTAGGCTGATTTCCTGCCAGGGCCACGTGGGCCAAACAGCCTCTCTTGACTTGCACCAGTTCTTATGGAAATGACGTTACCTTTGGGGTGCTTTCCCTTTGTCGGATGATGTAATTCAGGTTATCTGTGATGTGAGTGTCCAGGCCACGAGCTAAGTTCCAGGGTTTGCAGATCCAGTGGTTGTCTTCTCCTCTGAAAAACACACTCATACCCATAAGCCAAGTGTGCGCTGTAGGGATGTGATGGCTACATTTAACTGGGCTATTAAAAACTGGAGCGAGAGTGCTTTATGGCTATTAGGAATCAattcagagaaaaataaatagaaatatcTGTACATGGACttgaaatatacaaatatattattaatatatattattaatgtCACAGCAAAACATGCAGCAAACTAAGAAGAGTAATAGCATGTAATTGATCTATCTCAATACAAATGGCTGATTCCAGATAGGGATCACAAAGACAGGAATTATTCGAGGCAGATATGAGTCAAAGAGTATCTTGTGCTCATAACGCTGTAGCAGCAAGACATTTTATTACACGAAGAATTGAGTGTTATCAAGAATTAATAATCTTTCTGTCGCTCTCACAAAGCGGCTTGGGCCTCTGTGTTAAACACCAGGAATGCAGCTGAAAGGGGCCCCTCTGATGAACAGTGGGTAAGACACTGTAAAGCTGTGCAGGTTCTGAACCTCCCTACTGAAAAATGGTGCAGCGTGACTCATCTCAGTCTGGCGCTCAAGATAAGGGGGTCAAAGGTCACCACTCATCACCAACAAGGAACCGCCTGGGTGGACGTCAACATCACATCCGATGACATCCTAACCAATCAACCAGCAACTCATTTCAAAGTTTTGCTCCCTCCTCTTCGCTCTCCTTGACCAAGCATCGTGGGCCTCTGTGTAAAAGCCTAGGAATGGAACTAAAAGGAGCCCCTCCGATAAGAGGGCTTAGTAAAGCTGTGTTCATTCCGAACCTCCCTCATGAAACATGGTGCAGCGTGACTCTTCTCAGACCAGTTCCCAAGAcaaggggtcagaggtcactgtCCGTCACCCAAAGGATAATCGACCAATGAGGGACCTGCAAAGGTGTATTATCAAGATTATACCTGATAACCCTCTAGCCAATCACACCTGTGATTTACTACTTAATACAGAAGTACTCAACTCATTTAATTGGTTAGCTTACTGGCTTCTCTTCTCTCCACCTAACCATGCAGCTGGAGTCAGGACTATACCTTTATCCCCAGacgacaggctgagagagtgaGCCGGTCAAGAGCAGGATGTTGCCCAAGATTCTCTcggcaacagaaaaaaaaattgtttcgcAAACCAAGTGTATTTTTTGCCTGAATGATGAAATTTTCTTGATATTATAAACGTTCGATCATATTCAGTAAAAAGCTACAGCCAGGACAAACCGAGTTTCACTCACTTGTGGCTATAGACCCAAGTACGTGACACTGGCTTACTTGGAAAGGTGTACTAAGCAACGCAAAGCAAAagctctcttttctctctctgacACACAGAGCAAGCAGCTGAAGAAATCAGATCTGGGGCAACACAGCCCATCCCACTTCAGTGTGAAGTTTGAACTCATCATGAACGCTTGGCCAACGGATGGTTGAGTGTAAAACTTCTATATACACATTACAATTCTCAAGAGTTAAAATATTATTCCAAATACATTTGATAAACTTTGGTTCATGATACTAAATGCACATTTATGTGTACATGAGAACATAAATGAGATTATATGAGCCTGAAATAACCTATGAGTTGACAACAAATGTTAGAATCGATGCACGTTTTACttcatttatgtactgtaaatcctgAGTGAATGATCAACTAATTGTATCACAGCAGAAAAATTGacaaatatattctattacTCTTGTAAGTTTGGTACtgtagtgtcaaacaaatgacaaaggtcaggtgtctgtgaagcagaagtccctttattcatatgcatatggaagtccaGCTTGCGACCACCAGACTTAAAGaataagtagctgaagatggtcctttataccttaaaacacaaagagttacaacgacatattctaaacaaatgataaaacagcaacacctgccaattaattatatctaagttgcagactagacaacagttggttcttttcatattctgagcttaccaaatacatgccccttatcttactgaccaaggacaggcagcatctttatatacatttgagCACAAAACCTACGTCaagccactagactgcatagtttgcaaaaacatacaaaaacatgaaaatgatattattatcCCACTTCCTGGGCATCTCTCTTATCTCCTCATTCTTCAGTCCTCCCTTAGAACATTATTGTTCTACCAATTATGTTCTACTTCTAGATAAGAGATGTAGAAACCTTTCCCAGGAAGTCATTCTTGACCCCTGTGTTCCCTTCatggcgtacaattagcacagaagcagcaacTCTAGTCCACATGTTGttcaagcaggatattaacaaTATGATCATTatgaataataccagacccacaaatatgtattgaaccagagaccctcccCATGTTcccagcacagactgtagccacgcaccaatgccccaatcatctggattataattatgatatatttttattgttcttcATCATAAATGTGCTGTGCTAAGTCATTAATGTGCTCATAATTGTCTGGAATACAAGTACTGCTTAGTCTTTgctcacctaaacagctgtctGTCACCTTAATAGAGGATGGTCTAGAACTGTGATTATAGCAGGAAGCGTATGGTTCGTTCCATTCCAATACATTTAAGctacactcagactaaaagcagaactatttacccatgccaataaacctaaataatcacctctatcaaaggggattactcccatgagcatcttttatagcaatacaatcccaacatgagctctgattattatttgtggctgattGATAAAGTATGgattccatatccccatttatcaaagtaaagctccttacacttaacaggcacactgtcggcccccctcaggaagctcaacagacacagaaacagtaacaacataATAATcaatgttcactcagtctctggtgcagtggctcaGTGGCAGTGCAACGCGttgatccagcgatctcatcctgtcactcagatggcagagtcgtTAGTtagttgcacttgatatggtccctccccagtggggttgcaacat is part of the Lepisosteus oculatus isolate fLepOcu1 chromosome 7, fLepOcu1.hap2, whole genome shotgun sequence genome and encodes:
- the LOC138240842 gene encoding ATP synthase subunit e, mitochondrial-like, giving the protein MVPPVQVSPLIKTTRWSALLVGIISGKMRYDYLKQIAEEERRIEAEEKKAREGAERIAKQLAEANEDTILK